From the genome of Phocoena phocoena chromosome 18, mPhoPho1.1, whole genome shotgun sequence, one region includes:
- the C18H13orf42 gene encoding uncharacterized protein C13orf42 homolog: MLRKLHSIFHSGPQRKAEVAESPYYDCASPAVRLIRSSSMYVVGDHGEKFSESLKKYKSASSMDTSLYYLQQEGDRAWMYSRTQDCLQYLQELLALRKKYLSSLSDLKPSRAPGISSTSSKSSRGGKKSASKEIKKATPKKHSQFSADVAEAIAFFDSIMAELDTEKRPRAAEFDPQNEDVDFDVATSSREHSLHSNWILRVPRRCSEDIAGHTTAGQFRRSTERRTYGTQRRLERHPIYLPKAVEGAFSTLKFKPKACKKDLVSSRQIVFNFSGDDTDWDAELFALEPLASPGEDRYETENPRGQWLLRERLWERTVP; the protein is encoded by the exons ATGCTCAGAAAGCTCCACTCCATCTTTCACTCCGGCCCGCAGAGGAAGGCGGAGGTGGCGGAGAGCCCTTACTACGACTGCGCCAGCCCCGCGGTGAGGCTGATCCGCAGCAGCTCCATGTACGTGGTCGGGGACCACGGGGAGAAGTTCAGCGAGTccttaaagaaatacaaaagcgCCAGCAGTATGGACACCAGCCTGTACTACCTGCAGCAGGAGGGGGACCGGGCGTGGATGTACTCGCGCACCCAGGACTGCCTTCAGTACTTACAGGAGCTGCTGGCATTGCGCAAAAAGTACCTGAGCAGCCTCAGTGACCTGAAGCCCAGCCGCGCCCCGGGCATCTCCTCCACCTCCTCGAAATCCTCCAGGGGAGGAAAGAAGTCCGCCTCCAAAGAAATAAAG AAAGCAACGCCCAAGAAGCACTCGCAGTTCAGCGCGGACGTGGCAGAGGCCATCGCCTTCTTTGACTCCATCATGGCAGAGCTGGATACGGAGAAGCGGCCGCGGGCTGCTGAGTTTGACCCGCAGAACGAAGACGTGGACTTCGATG TGGCCACCAGCTCCCGGGAGCACAGCCTGCACTCCAACTGGATCCTGCGGGTGCCCCGCCGATGCTCTGAGGACATCGCTGGGCACACGACAGCCGGCCAGTTCCGGAGGAGCACGGAGCGCAGGACCTACGGCACTCAGAGGAGACTCGAAAGGCACCCCATTTATTTGCCCAAGGCTGTGGAAGGGGCCTTCAGCACGTTGAAATTTAAGCCCAAAGCCTGCAAAAAAGA CCTGGTGAGCTCCAGACAGATCGTCTTCAACTTCTCGGGGGACGACACAGACTGGGACGCAGAGCTCTTTGCACTGGAGCCCCTGGCATCCCCGGGGGAGGACCGCTACGAGACAGAGAACCCCAGAGGGCAGTGGCTGCTTCGGGAGAGACTCTGGGAACGAACAGTGCCCTGA